One window from the genome of Bdellovibrio sp. NC01 encodes:
- a CDS encoding CDP-alcohol phosphatidyltransferase family protein, with translation MESSNAAKQLSSRRELKTRGKAWAQQLALAVAKTNVTPNQVSVLSVVFALGGLVAYIAAHSTANSWLLIFAIAGIQLRLLCNLLDGMLAIEYKKKSAVGDLYNEIPDRIADAIIILGAGLYCQAHDFGMALAATNIFLATMTAYIRALGASLGLGHQFLGPMAKQHRMALLTIATAIDMIFNIDAVYVALWIMFVGLLITLVRRISSHARALKETK, from the coding sequence GTGGAATCCTCTAACGCCGCAAAACAATTATCATCAAGACGTGAGTTGAAAACGCGCGGTAAAGCGTGGGCTCAACAGTTGGCTTTGGCTGTGGCGAAAACGAATGTCACGCCCAACCAGGTTTCTGTCTTGAGTGTTGTTTTCGCATTGGGCGGACTTGTCGCCTATATCGCAGCTCATTCGACTGCGAATTCTTGGCTTTTAATTTTTGCTATTGCTGGAATTCAATTACGTCTGTTGTGCAATCTTTTAGACGGCATGCTTGCGATTGAATATAAAAAGAAGTCTGCGGTTGGTGATCTTTATAATGAGATTCCTGACCGTATCGCTGACGCGATCATTATCCTAGGTGCGGGTCTTTACTGCCAAGCTCATGATTTCGGAATGGCCTTGGCTGCGACAAATATTTTTCTTGCGACAATGACTGCGTATATTCGCGCATTGGGCGCATCTTTAGGATTAGGCCATCAATTCTTGGGCCCTATGGCGAAACAACATCGCATGGCTTTGCTAACGATAGCGACTGCGATCGATATGATCTTCAATATCGATGCGGTCTACGTGGCATTATGGATTATGTTTGTAGGTTTATTAATAACACTCGTTCGTCGTATCTCTTCCCACGCGCGCGCGCTTAAGGAGACAAAATGA
- a CDS encoding phosphatidate cytidylyltransferase yields MNSSISIALISIYSLLTVLTSVFGLVRWIKGPGKLISELIERTLSWWVMVTVAAVALFVNDILATVSLAVLSIFAFREIITQYNLSESHQKVLRICYCAIPIQYLLAYYNETTFFLTFIPVMLFLALSLRSIVSGSTENVSRTMGVIHWSMMMTVFSFSHIALLYSHHQDFVPQEQKYHLVLYLILATEINDVFQFTWGKLFGKTKVCPEISPKKTVEGLIGGVASTTALSYAISNFIGVTGTQAAVLGALIGFTGFFGDITFSAIKRDLNIKDLGNSIPGHGGLLDRVDSLALTSIVFFYAFKYLI; encoded by the coding sequence ATGAACTCATCAATTTCAATCGCATTGATTTCGATCTATTCATTATTGACGGTCCTCACTTCCGTATTCGGTTTGGTTCGTTGGATTAAAGGACCAGGCAAACTTATTTCAGAACTGATTGAGCGCACACTTTCATGGTGGGTGATGGTCACAGTTGCCGCTGTTGCTTTGTTCGTAAACGACATCTTAGCGACAGTAAGCCTTGCTGTACTTTCGATCTTTGCGTTCCGCGAGATCATCACGCAATACAACCTCAGCGAAAGCCACCAAAAAGTTTTGCGAATTTGTTACTGCGCGATTCCGATCCAATATCTTCTTGCTTACTACAATGAAACAACATTCTTCCTGACTTTTATTCCGGTGATGTTGTTCTTGGCTTTAAGCTTACGCAGTATCGTGTCTGGTTCTACTGAAAACGTCAGTCGCACGATGGGCGTGATTCACTGGTCGATGATGATGACGGTGTTCAGCTTTTCGCACATTGCTTTGTTGTATTCGCACCACCAAGACTTCGTTCCACAAGAACAAAAATATCACTTAGTACTTTACCTTATTCTTGCGACTGAAATTAACGACGTCTTCCAATTCACTTGGGGTAAGTTGTTCGGTAAAACAAAAGTGTGCCCAGAGATTTCTCCAAAGAAAACGGTGGAAGGCCTTATCGGCGGTGTTGCTTCAACAACAGCTTTGTCATATGCGATTTCTAACTTCATCGGTGTCACAGGCACTCAGGCCGCTGTTCTTGGTGCGTTGATCGGTTTCACTGGATTCTTTGGTGATATCACATTCTCTGCTATCAAACGTGACTTGAACATTAAAGACCTTGGAAACTCAATCCCGGGTCACGGTGGCTTGTTAGACCGTGTGGATTCACTGGCACTAACTTCAATCGTTTTCTTTTACGCATTTAAATATTTGATTTAA
- a CDS encoding inositol monophosphatase family protein, translating to MENSVKSMDWQQVLGTAIKAASLSRQVLLNYFGNLEHIEEKFQAGLVSEADKESERVIAEHLKKNFPTIEFLGEESYAAGAKVQWQPAGPQGRWIIDPLDGTTNYIHRFPIFCISIGLEVDGKIQLAVIDVPMLNETYTAIRGQGAFVNGRPLRVSKTSQFKDALLATGFVAEHEHVISEQLKIFSNIVRKCRGVRRPGAAAYDLAQVARGVFDGYWERNIQPWDAAAGILLVEEAGGKVQTYKGDEYNPYKNSIIAGNADVVKQLQTEITPFISEGTH from the coding sequence ATGGAAAACAGCGTAAAATCAATGGATTGGCAGCAGGTCTTAGGTACAGCCATTAAGGCCGCGAGCCTTAGCAGACAAGTGCTTCTCAATTATTTCGGGAACTTAGAACACATCGAAGAGAAGTTTCAAGCCGGTTTGGTGAGCGAAGCTGACAAAGAATCCGAGCGTGTCATTGCGGAACATCTTAAGAAAAATTTTCCGACGATCGAGTTTTTGGGCGAAGAATCATATGCCGCTGGGGCTAAGGTCCAGTGGCAACCTGCGGGTCCACAAGGCCGTTGGATCATCGATCCGCTTGATGGAACAACTAATTATATTCATCGCTTTCCGATTTTCTGCATCAGTATTGGCTTAGAAGTCGATGGAAAAATTCAACTGGCGGTGATCGATGTGCCGATGTTGAATGAAACATACACAGCGATTCGTGGGCAGGGTGCTTTCGTTAATGGTCGCCCTTTGCGTGTCAGCAAAACTTCGCAGTTTAAAGATGCATTACTTGCAACAGGTTTTGTCGCAGAACACGAGCACGTGATTTCTGAACAATTAAAAATCTTTTCTAATATCGTTCGCAAATGTCGTGGAGTGCGCAGACCAGGCGCTGCTGCTTACGATCTTGCGCAAGTCGCACGCGGAGTCTTCGACGGTTATTGGGAAAGAAACATTCAACCGTGGGATGCCGCTGCGGGAATTTTATTAGTTGAAGAAGCAGGCGGAAAAGTTCAGACCTACAAAGGCGATGAGTATAACCCGTATAAGAATTCAATCATTGCCGGAAATGCCGACGTGGTGAAACAGCTGCAAACAGAGATCACTCCGTTTATTTCTGAAGGCACTCACTAA
- a CDS encoding SPOR domain-containing protein, with the protein MASKTDVVVKLVLVFFISLLSFSIGTLVGKKYSDNQHQLAQLEPQKGEKAEREVASVHEGEEGAATAEHGEKKSGTMTDAEIAKLAEEFVADENTPATEAKEGEHAETAAAEHGEHGAEKAEKAETKAVATTAHGKEKAAPATTAKQEPSAMAKELAAGKTPTATEHKAAPATKEARVPSSLPKDVAQYTVGKFTVQVASYADEAEAQKFASDLKDKGYSAFYVPATVKGKTWFRVSVGQFATPKEAASYRTELLSKAKVSSAIVQKITE; encoded by the coding sequence ATGGCTTCTAAGACAGATGTTGTCGTAAAACTAGTATTAGTTTTCTTTATCTCATTACTTTCTTTTTCGATCGGAACATTGGTCGGCAAAAAGTACAGTGACAACCAACATCAATTGGCACAATTAGAACCTCAAAAAGGCGAGAAAGCAGAACGTGAAGTAGCTTCTGTTCATGAAGGTGAAGAAGGTGCTGCAACTGCTGAACACGGCGAGAAAAAATCAGGCACAATGACTGATGCAGAAATCGCAAAGTTGGCTGAAGAATTCGTAGCTGATGAAAACACTCCTGCAACTGAAGCCAAAGAAGGCGAACACGCTGAAACTGCTGCTGCTGAGCACGGTGAACACGGCGCTGAAAAAGCAGAGAAAGCTGAAACTAAAGCTGTAGCAACAACTGCTCACGGTAAAGAAAAAGCTGCTCCTGCGACGACTGCTAAACAAGAGCCTTCTGCAATGGCAAAAGAATTGGCTGCTGGTAAAACTCCAACAGCAACAGAGCACAAAGCGGCTCCAGCGACTAAAGAAGCACGCGTTCCTTCTTCTCTTCCAAAAGATGTTGCGCAATACACTGTTGGTAAATTCACAGTGCAAGTTGCTTCTTACGCTGATGAAGCTGAAGCACAAAAATTTGCTTCTGATTTGAAAGACAAAGGTTACAGCGCATTCTACGTACCAGCGACTGTTAAAGGTAAAACTTGGTTCCGCGTAAGCGTTGGTCAATTTGCAACTCCGAAAGAAGCTGCAAGCTACAGAACAGAACTTTTGAGCAAAGCTAAAGTAAGCTCTGCGATCGTTCAAAAAATCACTGAGTAA
- a CDS encoding ATP-dependent helicase, which produces MDVLEFVTKNMNPPQKEAIETLNGPLLILAGAGSGKTRVLTHRMANIIGQGAAAPDGILCVTFTNKAAKEMEHRIYKILNDMGVMIREQLWINTFHSFCVRVLRSHITLLDYKPFFTIYDSSDQLSQIKKVMTALDINDKMYPAKNFQARISNAKMLGLTPEGLEKSSKRLMDQKTVEVYKKYELEMKRANSLDFDDLLMKTYDLFRMYPDILKMYQEKFQYIMVDEYQDTNHIQYLLVQMLAKAHRNLCVVGDEDQSIYSWRGADIKNILDFEKDFPEAVVVKLEENYRSSKNIVNAATAVIKNNSQRKDKTLFTSNPEGDLIQVREERNEYDEAKFVAKTIQTMMNEGEGSYNDYAVFYRTNAQSRVLEEQLRTLAIPYRLVGGVRFYERMEIKDVLSFMKLAVNPADDIALKRIINVPARGIGKTTIDKIEEFSAQNGLTMYLGTQKAIEAKIFNAGTTGKLRRFLDMMDALQGDATSFKLTDFYHIVLDRTEYLQALKKDESPEAQARIENLEELDNAIAQFAKERGEESTLTSFLEEMALVSDVDSLDQEQNSVTLMTLHISKGLEYPYVFVVGMEENLFPSGRAAESESEEDIEEERRLAYVGMTRARQKLWLTFTKMRRVWGQEQFNPQSRFIKEIPSALMHFTSAAADSPRFVNRYGSTGSVGDHYESSWGSSATGRNKARSGGHDDFDSQDFPDYESTGAGSGTYNKGMRVRHPTFGVGTVYATEGAGDNLKVSVMFTDNTVKKFVVKYARLERV; this is translated from the coding sequence ATGGATGTACTTGAATTTGTTACGAAAAATATGAACCCTCCCCAAAAGGAAGCGATCGAGACCCTGAACGGTCCCCTTCTTATCTTGGCAGGCGCTGGCTCTGGTAAGACCCGCGTACTTACTCACCGTATGGCAAATATCATTGGCCAGGGGGCTGCGGCTCCAGACGGTATCCTTTGCGTGACCTTTACAAATAAGGCCGCCAAAGAGATGGAGCACCGTATTTACAAGATCTTGAACGACATGGGCGTGATGATCCGCGAGCAATTGTGGATCAATACATTCCATAGTTTCTGCGTGCGCGTTTTGCGCAGTCACATCACTTTGCTTGATTATAAGCCGTTCTTCACGATCTACGATTCTTCAGATCAGTTGAGCCAAATCAAAAAAGTCATGACGGCGTTGGATATCAACGACAAGATGTATCCCGCAAAAAATTTCCAAGCACGCATCAGCAACGCAAAGATGTTGGGTCTGACTCCAGAAGGTTTAGAAAAATCATCGAAGCGCTTGATGGATCAGAAGACTGTCGAAGTTTATAAAAAATATGAACTCGAGATGAAACGTGCGAACAGTTTGGATTTCGACGATCTTCTGATGAAGACTTACGATCTATTCCGCATGTATCCAGACATCTTGAAAATGTATCAAGAAAAATTCCAATACATCATGGTGGATGAGTATCAAGATACCAACCACATCCAATATCTTTTGGTGCAAATGCTGGCGAAAGCACATCGCAACTTATGCGTTGTCGGTGACGAAGATCAGTCGATCTATAGCTGGCGTGGTGCTGACATCAAAAACATTTTGGATTTTGAAAAAGACTTCCCTGAAGCTGTTGTCGTGAAATTGGAAGAAAACTATCGCTCTTCTAAAAACATCGTCAACGCTGCGACGGCGGTGATCAAAAACAACTCGCAAAGAAAAGACAAAACTCTTTTCACTTCAAATCCAGAAGGCGATCTGATCCAAGTTCGCGAAGAACGTAACGAATACGACGAAGCAAAATTCGTCGCTAAAACAATTCAAACGATGATGAATGAGGGCGAAGGTTCTTACAATGACTACGCCGTCTTCTATCGTACCAATGCGCAATCACGCGTGCTTGAAGAACAACTTCGCACCTTGGCGATTCCTTATCGCCTGGTGGGCGGCGTGCGTTTCTATGAACGCATGGAAATCAAAGACGTTCTGTCTTTCATGAAGCTTGCTGTGAACCCGGCAGACGATATTGCGTTGAAACGTATTATCAATGTTCCTGCTCGCGGTATCGGTAAAACAACGATCGATAAGATCGAAGAGTTTTCCGCGCAAAATGGTTTGACGATGTACTTGGGCACGCAAAAAGCAATTGAAGCGAAAATCTTCAACGCTGGTACAACTGGAAAACTGCGTCGTTTCTTAGACATGATGGATGCTTTGCAAGGCGATGCCACGTCATTCAAGTTGACTGACTTCTATCACATCGTTTTGGATCGCACTGAATATCTTCAGGCGTTGAAGAAAGATGAATCACCAGAAGCGCAAGCACGTATCGAGAACTTAGAAGAACTCGACAACGCTATCGCACAATTCGCGAAAGAACGTGGCGAAGAATCCACTTTGACAAGCTTCTTGGAAGAGATGGCTTTAGTCAGTGACGTTGATTCTTTGGATCAGGAACAGAACTCTGTGACGTTAATGACTTTGCATATTTCCAAAGGTTTGGAATATCCGTATGTGTTCGTCGTGGGCATGGAAGAAAACCTTTTCCCAAGCGGTCGTGCGGCTGAATCTGAAAGCGAAGAAGACATTGAAGAGGAACGTCGTCTGGCTTACGTGGGCATGACTCGCGCTCGTCAAAAATTGTGGCTGACTTTCACAAAGATGCGTCGAGTTTGGGGCCAAGAGCAATTCAATCCGCAATCTCGCTTCATTAAAGAGATTCCATCAGCGCTTATGCACTTCACTTCAGCGGCAGCGGATTCTCCGCGCTTTGTGAATCGTTATGGTTCTACAGGCAGTGTTGGTGATCACTATGAATCGTCATGGGGATCTTCGGCAACGGGCCGAAATAAAGCGCGCAGTGGCGGTCATGATGATTTCGATTCACAAGACTTCCCAGATTACGAAAGCACTGGAGCAGGTTCTGGCACATACAACAAGGGCATGCGTGTACGCCATCCGACGTTTGGTGTGGGAACTGTTTACGCAACAGAAGGTGCTGGCGATAACTTGAAAGTCAGCGTGATGTTCACGGATAACACTGTGAAAAAGTTTGTCGTGAAATACGCACGTCTTGAAAGAGTGTAA
- a CDS encoding C1 family peptidase, producing the protein MRFLLSFAGLLFVSTVYAGASVTSSPCTTMPSSFLSDLVKGEPSAQGTLWQMVKECPQQVQNLGNSSMERLVVKGNLANWQKNLEDVIRRDYQDRSLDQQESDFESLAKILGKGPNDAKVRDLIKQSKDSSAREKACTAKDNRDDSLGKARNQGEVGWCYAFTAADLISHKLKKRVSATDIAFGFNQKDPTILGEKLKKAMEAGELLKKNRFTLETSSDGGLTTEAINYQTAKGVCLEKDLPSDETTMSSLKTSLDELDRLKYQMEKDPQMCQFGAYKASFARFPALPLRDILQTAYETDYSQVMVKLADKNCEGKRVSMKGIEAIEVVVRNEKTAQEALKMVDSALDNKSIAGIGYDMKVLGDEEAESQSHASSIVGRRYNAQTKQCEYLLRNSWGDKFDDSSPLENDKGYYWVPRSNLKRVLSDVTVIK; encoded by the coding sequence ATGCGCTTTTTGCTTTCATTCGCCGGATTGTTGTTCGTTTCTACTGTTTATGCGGGAGCTTCAGTCACATCATCACCATGTACAACGATGCCTTCGAGTTTCTTGTCGGACCTTGTGAAAGGTGAACCTAGTGCGCAAGGCACTTTGTGGCAGATGGTTAAAGAATGTCCGCAACAAGTTCAGAATCTAGGAAACTCATCCATGGAGCGCCTAGTTGTAAAAGGCAATTTAGCCAACTGGCAAAAAAATCTGGAAGACGTCATTCGCAGAGACTACCAAGATCGCAGTCTTGATCAGCAGGAAAGCGACTTCGAAAGCCTTGCAAAAATTCTGGGCAAGGGCCCCAACGACGCTAAGGTGCGCGATTTAATCAAACAGTCCAAAGACTCGAGCGCACGCGAAAAAGCATGCACCGCTAAAGACAACCGCGATGACTCTTTAGGAAAGGCACGCAATCAAGGTGAGGTGGGTTGGTGTTATGCCTTTACAGCGGCCGATCTTATTTCCCATAAATTAAAGAAACGTGTATCCGCGACTGACATTGCCTTTGGTTTTAACCAAAAAGATCCAACGATTCTTGGTGAGAAGTTAAAAAAAGCGATGGAAGCCGGAGAGCTGCTTAAGAAAAATCGTTTTACGCTCGAGACATCCAGCGACGGTGGTTTAACGACGGAAGCGATCAACTATCAAACCGCTAAAGGCGTGTGTTTGGAAAAAGATCTTCCATCCGATGAAACGACAATGAGCAGTCTTAAAACATCTTTAGATGAGTTAGACCGTTTGAAATATCAAATGGAAAAAGATCCGCAGATGTGTCAGTTCGGCGCCTACAAAGCAAGCTTCGCACGTTTCCCAGCGCTTCCACTTCGCGATATTTTGCAAACGGCTTACGAGACTGACTATAGCCAAGTCATGGTGAAGCTTGCCGATAAAAACTGCGAAGGCAAGCGAGTCTCGATGAAAGGCATCGAGGCGATTGAAGTTGTGGTAAGGAACGAAAAGACCGCGCAAGAGGCTTTGAAAATGGTCGACAGCGCCTTAGACAATAAGTCAATTGCGGGCATTGGTTATGACATGAAGGTTTTAGGTGATGAAGAAGCCGAAAGTCAGTCGCACGCCTCTTCAATCGTGGGTCGAAGATATAATGCGCAAACAAAACAGTGCGAATATCTATTAAGAAATAGCTGGGGAGACAAATTCGACGATTCATCTCCACTGGAAAATGACAAAGGTTATTACTGGGTTCCCAGATCAAATCTGAAAAGGGTTCTTTCAGACGTGACGGTCATTAAGTAG
- a CDS encoding KamA family radical SAM protein, producing MKFHFPKSPKPEHIAEADWNNWTWQLRHSLKTQQDFAKHFELSSDEQAAFSEGKELFNIRTTPYYASLAGGPGESIRQILMPQKHEIEDGAQQMLDPLGEIQNKAAPRLIHRYSDRVLFLITDICSVYCRFCTRKHFTGQEQAFIRNEEYEQAIAYIKAHPGIREVILSGGDPLTVGDNQLDRVLGDLRAIDHVEIIRIGSRMPVVCPMRITDDLVKILKKHKPVFVMSHFNHPNELTAEAAEGLERLVDNGVPVMNQMVLLNGINNHPALVQALNRRLLYLRVKPYYMFQCDPSMGTDHLRTSVEDSLEIQKELWGHLSGLAMPNLSLDIPNGGGKTYLVPNFQTAHEGTVRKFTGWDGVDAEYVSPSPDKIKKPFVGPYESEWAQLKKGKTPSI from the coding sequence ATGAAGTTTCATTTCCCGAAGAGTCCCAAACCAGAACACATTGCCGAAGCCGATTGGAATAATTGGACGTGGCAGTTACGTCATTCGTTGAAGACTCAACAGGATTTTGCAAAACATTTTGAATTAAGCAGCGACGAACAAGCGGCCTTCAGTGAAGGTAAAGAGCTTTTCAATATTCGCACGACTCCGTACTACGCAAGTCTTGCGGGTGGCCCAGGTGAATCGATTCGTCAGATCTTGATGCCCCAAAAGCACGAGATCGAAGATGGTGCACAACAGATGCTTGATCCTTTGGGCGAGATTCAAAACAAAGCGGCTCCGCGTTTAATTCATCGTTATTCAGATCGCGTTTTATTTTTGATTACTGATATTTGCAGCGTGTATTGCCGTTTCTGCACACGCAAACATTTCACAGGCCAAGAACAAGCCTTCATTCGTAACGAAGAATACGAACAAGCGATTGCTTACATCAAAGCTCATCCAGGTATTCGCGAAGTTATTTTGTCAGGTGGTGATCCACTGACGGTTGGTGATAATCAGCTTGATCGTGTGTTGGGTGATCTGCGCGCCATTGATCATGTCGAGATCATTCGCATCGGTTCCCGCATGCCGGTGGTATGTCCTATGCGTATCACTGATGATCTGGTGAAGATTTTGAAAAAGCACAAACCAGTGTTCGTGATGTCACACTTTAATCACCCGAATGAATTAACTGCCGAAGCCGCTGAAGGTTTAGAGCGTTTGGTGGATAACGGTGTGCCGGTGATGAATCAGATGGTGCTATTAAATGGTATCAACAATCATCCAGCACTTGTACAAGCCTTGAATCGTCGTTTGTTGTATTTGCGCGTGAAGCCTTATTACATGTTCCAGTGCGATCCTTCGATGGGCACGGATCATTTAAGAACTTCTGTGGAAGACTCTTTAGAAATTCAAAAAGAGTTGTGGGGGCATTTGTCGGGCTTAGCGATGCCGAATTTGTCTTTGGATATTCCAAATGGCGGTGGCAAAACTTATTTGGTTCCGAATTTCCAAACAGCGCATGAAGGCACTGTTCGTAAATTTACAGGCTGGGACGGCGTCGATGCGGAATACGTAAGTCCATCGCCAGATAAAATCAAAAAACCTTTCGTGGGCCCTTACGAATCAGAATGGGCCCAATTGAAGAAAGGCAAAACTCCGTCAATCTAG
- a CDS encoding DUF1501 domain-containing protein encodes MSDSENKFDRRQFLQGGLIAGGSFLTPTPIERLLNVMANGFIRQAHAETVAGEGIRNYVNVMMIGAPYRYAFDHWIAPNKSDPTPAFNPMVATKFVNSNGRASGVTYSTFEYNGVMVPHMFSHTVFTSANANRPLTDLLKNMLVIRGYGSGLDGHPFNASAQQTPVGGVSSIGGLAADSSTKTFEAVQWPDRGDFGNFVSLHGKAMNKLTGSPLLNLMQGFAAPDPGRVAGRNVKTRNIAAYELAQARLSAYAKSDRSGSAVVKKNLDNAAKLMKAGVSDINSYWAPAVARYNQVILTSMRQSGLPGISDLGLFSQENALWKLHVASGNRGMVLSKDFDLRNSMSQTTGPGSWAESLALAEYVLTKGLVTSIDIQMGEVPGVMLQEQNTGGAVAHHLIHDMHESGGMAGLFYTTALFRAFAAGLLELTDKLKAAQVNGKDVWSETVVQLMSDFGRSARSDGSGSDHGFNQMVTSVFSGAFTNGPHCVGNIYQSGPGGGYQGTQGLGAPIDGYNQNGRPTPTMAASTVAELLRAPKNPYQNLAKPLASLTGEKLIINFPAKTVNS; translated from the coding sequence ATGTCTGATAGCGAAAATAAATTCGATCGTAGACAGTTTTTACAAGGTGGCTTGATTGCCGGCGGTTCGTTTTTAACGCCAACACCGATTGAAAGACTTTTGAATGTCATGGCGAATGGCTTTATTCGTCAAGCCCATGCGGAAACAGTCGCAGGTGAAGGCATTCGTAATTACGTGAATGTGATGATGATCGGAGCTCCGTATCGTTATGCTTTCGATCACTGGATTGCGCCGAATAAAAGCGATCCCACTCCAGCATTCAATCCAATGGTTGCAACGAAGTTCGTTAATTCGAATGGACGTGCATCAGGAGTCACTTATTCCACTTTCGAATATAACGGTGTGATGGTTCCACACATGTTCAGTCATACGGTTTTCACATCCGCAAATGCGAATCGTCCATTGACTGATCTTCTTAAAAACATGTTGGTTATTCGTGGTTACGGCTCGGGCCTTGATGGTCATCCTTTCAACGCCAGTGCTCAACAGACACCGGTCGGTGGTGTGTCGTCGATTGGCGGCTTAGCAGCCGATAGTTCCACGAAAACTTTCGAGGCTGTGCAATGGCCTGATCGCGGTGACTTCGGTAACTTCGTTTCTTTGCATGGCAAGGCTATGAACAAATTAACGGGTTCGCCCTTGTTAAATTTAATGCAAGGTTTTGCGGCGCCAGATCCAGGTCGCGTTGCCGGTCGCAACGTGAAGACTCGTAATATCGCCGCGTATGAATTGGCACAAGCCCGCCTGTCGGCTTATGCAAAATCAGATCGCTCGGGTTCCGCAGTAGTAAAAAAGAATTTAGATAATGCAGCGAAACTGATGAAGGCTGGGGTCAGTGACATCAACTCTTACTGGGCACCAGCAGTCGCTCGTTATAATCAGGTGATTTTAACCAGCATGCGCCAATCAGGTCTTCCTGGAATCAGTGACCTGGGATTGTTTTCGCAGGAAAATGCATTATGGAAATTGCACGTTGCCAGCGGCAATCGCGGCATGGTGCTTTCAAAAGATTTCGATCTTCGCAATAGCATGAGCCAAACAACAGGTCCCGGTTCATGGGCTGAAAGTTTAGCGTTAGCAGAGTATGTTTTAACTAAAGGCCTTGTGACTTCGATCGATATTCAAATGGGTGAAGTTCCAGGCGTCATGCTACAAGAACAAAACACAGGAGGCGCAGTAGCACATCACTTGATTCACGACATGCATGAATCTGGTGGTATGGCAGGTCTGTTCTATACGACAGCTTTATTCCGTGCCTTCGCTGCAGGATTGTTAGAATTAACTGATAAATTAAAAGCGGCACAAGTAAATGGTAAAGACGTTTGGTCTGAAACCGTTGTGCAATTGATGTCTGATTTTGGTCGAAGTGCACGCTCTGACGGTTCGGGCAGTGACCACGGTTTCAATCAAATGGTGACGAGTGTTTTCTCGGGTGCCTTTACGAATGGTCCACATTGTGTGGGTAACATTTATCAAAGTGGCCCTGGTGGCGGCTATCAAGGGACTCAAGGTTTGGGTGCGCCTATTGATGGTTACAATCAAAACGGCAGACCGACTCCGACAATGGCGGCGTCAACGGTTGCAGAACTTTTGCGTGCGCCAAAAAATCCTTATCAGAATTTGGCGAAGCCATTGGCTTCTTTGACTGGCGAAAAACTTATTATTAACTTCCCAGCGAAAACGGTGAATTCGTGA
- a CDS encoding co-chaperone GroES — translation MAKKKSSAKQTKKASPKKASVKKTAKTTAKAAPKKKTSPKAKPKVVAKKKAPVKAKAKTAAKKSAPAKKAVKKATPVKSAKKTQTKAPAKAVAKPAAQHLLKPAAPKKALDLSQFVTPLDDRMIVQVSGAERMTAGGLYIPDTVADTSGNLEGTVVAVGRGHVSKKGHLRPMDVAVGDKVVFSEYAGSKIKIQNEDLIIIREGDVMGVVAK, via the coding sequence GTGGCTAAGAAGAAATCTTCTGCTAAGCAAACCAAAAAAGCTTCTCCAAAGAAGGCCTCAGTAAAAAAAACAGCTAAAACTACAGCTAAGGCCGCTCCGAAAAAGAAAACATCTCCAAAAGCAAAACCAAAAGTCGTAGCGAAGAAAAAAGCTCCGGTGAAAGCGAAAGCTAAAACTGCTGCTAAAAAATCTGCGCCAGCGAAAAAAGCTGTTAAAAAAGCGACTCCGGTTAAGTCAGCGAAGAAAACTCAAACAAAAGCTCCTGCGAAAGCAGTTGCAAAGCCTGCAGCTCAACATTTGTTGAAGCCAGCGGCGCCAAAGAAAGCTTTGGATTTGAGTCAATTTGTAACTCCACTAGATGACCGCATGATCGTGCAAGTTTCTGGTGCAGAAAGAATGACTGCTGGTGGTTTGTATATTCCAGACACTGTCGCTGATACTTCTGGCAATTTGGAAGGCACTGTTGTGGCAGTTGGCCGCGGTCACGTAAGTAAGAAAGGTCACCTTCGTCCGATGGACGTAGCCGTTGGCGATAAAGTTGTTTTTTCTGAATACGCGGGCTCAAAAATTAAAATTCAAAATGAAGACCTGATCATCATTCGCGAAGGCGACGTGATGGGCGTGGTTGCGAAATAA